A region of Saccharomyces kudriavzevii IFO 1802 strain IFO1802 genome assembly, chromosome: 14 DNA encodes the following proteins:
- the IES2 gene encoding Ies2p (similar to Saccharomyces cerevisiae IES2 (YNL215W); ancestral locus Anc_2.31), with product MDSAASDIEVELSDSVSAGGEEYNDDDEYTEDFDDKIVTSKSSRRTARKREPKGIRTSKRIRNKEVTGEVDEEYDEDEEVLSPSKKRHLHTRSMDKRPGAATALENSDIEDAKTNDDAMEEVITEEEDLEEEVSGGEDKDNIAKDEGVDYDQNDVVQDGEAEQDGESGGYEDNEASISKESDEVESAMNGNGNEEDFEVEATKENTADSTRSTTTRSKMLLDLLEDGGSKKKLTDEEIQLRRAENARKRKNLSEKRLEEEKQDTINKLLKKRAGKSRSHLPNDDDNNDGFSSFVKPRRPYNSGGMTRVLRRYKEDLFCTF from the coding sequence ATGGACAGTGCGGCAAGTGATATCGAGGTAGAATTATCCGACAGCGTCTCAGCTGGAGGGGAAGAATacaatgacgatgatgagtACACAGAGGATTTCGACGATAAGATAGTCACAAGCAAATCCTCCAGAAGGACAGCGCGTAAAAGAGAGCCAAAAGGGATAAGAACTTCAAAACGGATCAGAAACAAAGAAGTGACCGGTGAGGTTGATGAGGAGTATGACGAAGATGAGGAAGTGTTGAGTCCTTCCAAGAAGCGCCATTTACATACCAGATCAATGGATAAAAGGCCAGGTGCCGCAACAGCTTTAGAAAATTCTGATATTGAAGATGCTAAAACCAATGACGATGCCATGGAGGAAGTTATTacggaagaagaagatttagAGGAAGAGGTAAGTGGAGGTGAAGATAAAGATAACATCGCAAAGGATGAAGGGGTTGATTACGATCAGAACGATGTTGTGCAAGATGGGGAAGCAGAGCAAGATGGGGAGTCTGGAGGCtatgaagataatgaagCCAGTATTAGCAAGGAGTCAGACGAAGTGGAGTCTGCGATGAATGGAAATGGAAACGAAGAGGACTTTGAAGTTGAagcaacaaaagaaaatacagCAGATTCTACCAGAAGTACTACAACTCGAAGCAAGATGCTACTAGACTTGCTGGAAGACGGCGGCTCTAAAAAGAAGTTAACAGATGAAGAGATTCAGTTACGAAGAGCTGAAAATGCTCGTAAACGGAAAAATCTCAGTGAAAAGAGattagaagaagaaaaacaagacaCGATCAACaagcttttgaagaaaagggcCGGAAAGTCTAGGAGTCACCTACcgaatgatgatgataacaaTGATGgcttttcaagttttgtGAAACCGCGCAGGCCTTATAATAGTGGCGGTATGACAAGAGTTTTGAGGAGATACAAGGAAGATTTATTCTGTACATTTTAA
- the PEX17 gene encoding Pex17p (similar to Saccharomyces cerevisiae PEX17 (YNL214W); ancestral locus Anc_2.33): MASNTVFPGYIDWPSDENIKRVERINPTVKAIKTLLYNGGSIYAFFYFVVAMFVEPMLRKQYLQRHDFSLSILLRLRRTIAQLQKRLVTTPVSSLGYNEQSKFVERSTQTSDDNITQGNSGRWPGINDQLHSVKRELQYFNRTSVQPLECIDDFIFQIKMVTDQVELTDKSQKIINKSRDVIQGIREIKGWFVNGVVPK, translated from the coding sequence ATGGCATCGAACACAGTTTTTCCTGGGTATATTGACTGGCCTTCCGACGAAAATATTAAAAGAGTTGAGAGGATTAATCCGACAGTAAAAGCTATAAAGACCTTATTGTATAATGGTGGTTCAATTTATGCGTTCTTCTACTTTGTTGTCGCTATGTTTGTTGAGCCTATGTTACGAAAACAGTACTTGCAAAGGCACGACTTTTCTCTATCTATTTTGCTTCGTTTAAGGAGAACCATAGCTCAACTACAAAAAAGGCTGGTGACAACCCCTGTATCTTCATTAGGATACAATGAACAGAGTAAATTCGTAGAGAGGTCCACCCAAACTTCAGATGACAATATAACACAAGGTAATAGCGGCCGTTGGCCCGGAATAAATGATCAATTACACAGCGTAAAGCGAGAATTACAATATTTTAATAGAACTTCAGTCCAACCACTTGAATGTATAgatgatttcatttttcaaattaagATGGTGACAGATCAAGTTGAATTAACAGATAAATCccaaaaaattataaataaatcaagAGATGTTATTCAAGGTATCCGGGAGATTAAAGGCTGGTTCGTCAATGGCGTAGTGCCGAAATAA
- the RRG9 gene encoding mitochondrial ribosome assembly protein RRG9 (similar to Saccharomyces cerevisiae RRG9 (YNL213C); ancestral locus Anc_2.34), translated as MNILRMAYRSFHCLRCGSLLNENKGRSSKQIIKWINRSSLSNKELAEKVRDDTKEAPEWKKQKMAVRKKLEGQRWNPPKKISQEQMEALKLLKSNFPELSASDLAERFKISPEAVRRILKSNWRRTDDENKNANERWKRRGERIKEMYEKTEGTELVYNRIINGRKLVVGSSADASELIAKSVHTSRHFKRDNVAPEKNSTNKLYLLKRLSSKQ; from the coding sequence ATGAATATTTTGCGAATGGCGTATCGCTCCTTTCATTGCCTTCGCTGCGGTTCACTGCTCAATGAGAACAAGGGACGGTCATCCAAGCAGATTATCAAATGGATTAATAGGTCAAGTTTATCAAACAAAGAACTTGCAGAAAAAGTACGAGATGATACGAAAGAGGCTCCTGAGTggaagaagcaaaaaatggcagttagaaaaaaactggaagGCCAAAGATGGAAcccaccaaaaaaaatatctcaGGAACAAATGGAGGCTTTGAAGTTATTAAAGTCCAACTTTCCTGAATTGTCAGCATCTGATCTTGCGGAACGATTCAAGATTTCTCCTGAGGCTGTTagaagaattttgaagTCCAACTGGAGGCGCACTGATGATGAGAATAAAAACGCTAACGAGAGATGGAAGCGAAGAGGAGAGCgaataaaagaaatgtaCGAAAAAACTGAGGGTACTGAACTTGTATATAATAGAATTATAAATGGTAGAAAACTTGTAGTTGGGTCTAGCGCAGACGCATCTGAGTTGATAGCAAAGAGCGTTCACACTTCTAGACACTTCAAACGTGACAATGTTGCACCTGAAAAGAATAGCACTAACAAATTGTACCTTTTAAAACGTTTGTCCTCGAAACAGTAA
- the VID27 gene encoding Vid27p (similar to Saccharomyces cerevisiae VID27 (YNL212W); ancestral locus Anc_2.35): protein MNILKKFMDSGSRPELITIPSGQFNLLRSKSSPKAALECIYNNATLSVRKVGKFDYELAVYRVEDDSEAGTGDEAENFDDDTISVLSTQSKKKDEEWSVEISDKIMFHKTWDKQGNIALVWENLRGDEQDEKVQFVVTPDVSMSDVEQFIQTVYRCQYEARNKKYSLTASADDLKEIEYRSTRLFVQDDDADESDSSSDDFQDANDLSFERQKDKNDLLNRTPSPLKKIPEGENRCLMMSSLYVYDPIQETFVLQEPVAKVAIIDTGKYEFWLAIEGKDTRLGTQVAPNINPTFELVTDAFLFNYTLQNITLSYMLKFKDLDKCIQFRSVWVECLWMTLNKETWKDLPEMEKDYILDSSSVPLEKQFDDILHLGESPREKKDEESSESDSEDDDEENDRSKRIISSEAFEEPKRATSKGNSSLTIAFRNNRSYVTRDNKIGVFKTDDEDDSLEFVAAIKNVSNLSGESIDPHKPMLYMEDRNLILTDGQSENKLYKMDIERGKVIEEWTTGDKNVVQYGPTKKFDQMTPEQTIVGVSQKGVFKIDPRISGSNKIVVDESKDYVGKYNFSSIGTTESGYVAIGSEKGDIKLYDRLGIRAKTAIPSLSQAIKYITISADGKWLLATCESSLLLMDLEIKDGKNAGSIGFLKSFPASENVKTYVLKIRPEHSAFILTYTKKPISFTKAYFNTGIAQREQTIVTSTGPYAISWSLKGILEQDGSRNYPYRIRRYNGDIVADNFEFGSDKKVIVALKDDVSLSKVKSFKQPSKGVLMPEASLQDFYG from the coding sequence ATGAACATTCTAAAGAAATTTATGGATTCTGGAAGCAGGCCAGAGCTGATTACCATACCATCAGGGCAATTCAATCTTTTAAGGTCTAAAAGCTCTCCTAAAGCTGCTCTAGAATGCATTTACAATAATGCTACTCTAAGCGTACGTAAAGTAGGCAAATTTGACTATGAATTGGCGGTTTATAGGGTAGAGGATGATAGTGAAGCTGGCACAGGAGATGAGGCTGAgaattttgatgatgacACCATCAGCGTTTTATCCACCCaatccaaaaagaaagatgagGAATGGAGCGTCGAAATATCCGATAAGATTATGTTTCACAAAACCTGGGATAAACAAGGGAACATAGCGCTTGTGTGGGAGAATTTGAGAGGTGATGAGCAAGATGAAAAGGTCCAGTTTGTTGTTACCCCTGATGTCTCGATGTCTGATGTCGAACAATTTATTCAAACTGTTTACCGGTGCCAATACGAAgcaagaaataagaaatacTCTCTTACTGCTTCAGCAGATGATTTGAAGGAGATAGAATATAGGTCAACAAGATTATTTGTCCAAGATGATGATGCTGATGAGTCGGATTCAAGTTCGgatgattttcaagatgCCAATGACTTATCTTTTGAGCGCcaaaaggataaaaatgACTTATTGAATAGAACCCCTTCtccattaaaaaaaataccggAAGGTGAAAATCGTTGCTTAATGATGTCCAGCTTATACGTATATGATCCGATTCAAGAGACATTCGTTTTACAAGAACCTGTGGCTAAGGTAGCAATTATTGATACAGGTAAATATGAGTTTTGGTTGGCTATAGAGGGCAAAGATACTCGTCTCGGAACCCAAGTTGCTCCAAATATTAATCCCACTTTTGAATTAGTGACCGAtgcctttcttttcaattataCGCTACAGAACATCACCTTATCCTACATGCTAAAGTTCAAAGACTTGGATAAATGTATTCAGTTCAGATCTGTCTGGGTCGAGTGCTTATGGATGACTTTAAACAAAGAAACATGGAAAGATCTTCCTGAAATGGAGAAAGACTATATTTTGGATTCGTCATCCGTACCACTAGAAAAGcaatttgatgatattttacACTTAGGTGAGAGCCCTCGtgaaaagaaggatgaagaatcaaGTGAAAGTGATAGcgaagatgacgatgaagaaaacgacCGTTCCAAAAGGATTATTTCTTCTGAAGCTTTCGAGGAGCCTAAACGAGCAACTTCGAAGGGGAACAGTTCATTGACCATTGCTTTTAGAAACAACAGATCATACGTTACAAGAGACAACAAAATTGGTGTATTCAAAAccgacgatgaagatgattcTTTAGAATTCGTTGCTGCCATCAAGAATGTGTCTAATTTGAGCGGTGAAAGTATTGATCCTCACAAGCCAATGTTGTATATGGAAGATCGTAATCTAATTCTTACTGACGGCCAAAGTGAAAACAAACTCTACAAGATGGATATAGAAAGGGGTAAGGTGATTGAAGAGTGGACAACTGGTGATAAGAATGTTGTCCAGTATGGTCCGACCAAGAAATTCGATCAAATGACTCCGGAACAGACAATAGTAGGTGTTTCGCAGAAGGGTGTATTCAAAATTGATCCAAGAATTAGCGGAAGTAATAAAATAGTCGTTGATGAATCAAAGGATTATGTGGGTAAATATAACTTTAGTTCTATCGGAACCACCGAATCTGGTTATGTTGCCATCGGCTCAGAAAAAGGTGACATAAAGTTATATGATAGGCTGGGTATCAGAGCAAAGACCGCCATACCTTCATTAAGTCAGGCAATCAAGTATATCACGATATCGGCAGATGGCAAATGGTTATTAGCTACTTGCGAGAGTTCTTTACTTCTTATGGACCTGGAAATTAAGGACGGTAAAAATGCAGGTAGCATTGgattcttgaaatcttttCCAGCGAGCGAAAATGTTAAAACTTATGTGCTAAAAATACGGCCAGAACATTCAGCATTCATTTTAACATACACAAAGAAGCCTATCAGCTTTACAAAGGCATACTTTAACACCGGCATAGCCCAAAGAGAACAAACTATCGTCACCTCAACGGGCCCTTATGCCATTTCTTGGTCATTAAAGGGTATTTTAGAACAAGATGGTAGTAGAAACTATCCTTACAGAATACGTAGGTACAACGGTGATATCGTTGCCGATAATTTCGAATTTGGCTCGGACAAAAAGGTTATAGTTGCCCTGAAAGATGATGTTTCTCTATCGAAAGTGAAGTCCTTCAAACAGCCAAGCAAGGGAGTGTTGATGCCGGAGGCTTCCCTTCAAGATTTTTACGGTTAa
- the MRX7 gene encoding Mrx7p (similar to Saccharomyces cerevisiae YNL211C; ancestral locus Anc_2.36), protein MPPRSIEEWFYYKLLSSPGFHRFVRKVYRKVNGIKEDPFTDQPAAFQYLYKPTSLQKFKALRLLFWDEMRSTFGFRRRLGDRFK, encoded by the coding sequence ATGCCTCCAAGAAGTATAGAGGAATGGTTTTACTACAAACTATTGAGCAGCCCAGGTTTCCATAGGTTTGTACGAAAGGTGTATAGAAAAGTAAATGGCATTAAAGAAGACCCCTTCACCGATCAACCAGCGgcttttcaatatctttaTAAGCCAACATCACTGCAGAAATTTAAAGCTCTGCGGCTTTTATTTTGGGATGAGATGAGGTCAACTTTTGGGTTCAGAAGAAGGCTAGGCGACCGCTTTAAATGA
- the MER1 gene encoding Mer1p (similar to Saccharomyces cerevisiae MER1 (YNL210W); ancestral locus Anc_2.40), which produces MPIRTSSGHHIAQPCNLDAGPIKLLGELQEGKQFSNTKDFPENTLYLKLALEYSFFRSNLLRFCIHLDKIKAFIRSSDTVYILCVVEENLLSLIYSSGILEICLPRFILREDLKIFNGSFYTCHENRLRVFQEDVSQLFKKLEIKASMLCFTIEEISTANQGALPQSSRLSELLKCNSKMQETGLQRQDFIITIEIKLTKIQITFLIGSKGTRIENLREESGATIKIVPISEKMTIHERNHPGTVHQTILISGDLYSVALATTSIESALNTLGL; this is translated from the coding sequence ATGCCCATCAGAACAAGTAGCGGCCATCATATTGCCCAGCCATGCAACTTAGACGCGGGCCCAATAAAGTTACTAGGAGAGCTTCAAGAAGGAAAGCAATTCTCAAATACAAAAGATTTTCCTGAAAACACGCTCTATCTGAAACTGGCCCTTGAGTACTCTTTTTTCAGAAGTAATTTATTGAGATTTTGTATTCACCTGgataaaataaaagcatTTATTAGAAGCTCTGACACTGTCTATATTCTGTGCGTGGTAGAAGAGAATCTTCTGAGCTTGATATACAGCAGCGGGATACTAGAAATATGTTTACCTAGATTTATCTTAAGGGAGGATTTGAAGATCTTCAATGGCAGTTTTTACACCTGCCACGAAAACCGTTTACGTGTTTTCCAAGAAGATGTTTCTCAACTCTTCAAAAAGCTTGAAATCAAAGCGTCCATGCTTTGTTTcacaattgaagaaatatctACGGCAAATCAGGGAGCCTTGCCCCAAAGTTCAAGATTGTCTGAACTGCTAAAATGTAATAGTAAGATGCAGGAAACCGGACTGCAACGGCAAGATTTTATAATCACTATAGAAATCAAGTTGACTAAGATACAAATCACCTTCCTGATTGGAAGTAAAGGGACAAGAATCGAAAATTTGAGGGAAGAATCAGGCGCCACCATAAAAATAGTACCCATCAGCGAAAAAATGACTATACATGAAAGGAACCACCCTGGCACCGTACATCAAACAATACTAATATCAGGTGATCTATACTCAGTTGCATTAGCCACCACCAGTATAGAATCCGCATTGAACACTTTAGGTCTGTAG
- the SSB2 gene encoding Hsp70 family ATPase SSB2 (similar to Saccharomyces cerevisiae SSB1 (YDL229W) and SSB2 (YNL209W); ancestral locus Anc_2.41), with the protein MAEGVFQGAIGIDLGTTYSCVATYESSVEIIANEQGNRVTPSFVAFTPEERLIGDAAKNQAALNPRNTVFDAKRLIGRRFDDESVQKDMKTWPFKVIDVDGNPVIEVQYLDETKTFSPQEISAMVLTKMKEIAEAKIGKKVEKAVITVPAYFNDAQRQATKDAGAISGLNVLRIINEPTAAAIAYGLGAGKSEKERHVLIFDLGGGTFDVSLLHIAGGVYTVKSTSGNTHLGGQDFDTNLLEHFKAEFKKKTGLDISDDARALRRLRTAAERAKRTLSSVTQTTVEVDSLFDGEDFESSLTRARFEDLNAPLFKSTLEPVEQVLKDAKTSKSQIDEVVLVGGSTRIPKVQKLLSDFFDGKQLEKSINPDEAVAYGAAVQGAILTGQSTSEETKDLLLLDVAPLSLGVGMQGDIFGIVVPRNTTVPTIKRRTFTTCADNQTTVQFPVYQGERVNCKENTLLGEFDLRNIPMMPAGEPVLEAIFEVDANGILKVTAVEKSTGKSSNITISNAVGRLSSDEIEKMVNQAEEFKAADEAFAKKHEARQRLESYVASIEQTVTDPVLSSKLKRGSKSKIEAALSDALAALQIEDPSTDELRKAEVGLKRVVTKAMSSR; encoded by the coding sequence ATGGCTGAAGGTGTTTTCCAAGGTGCTATCGGTATCGATTTAGGTACAACATACTCCTGTGTTGCCACTTACGAATCTTCCGTTGAAATTATTGCCAACGAACAAGGTAACAGAGTTACCCCATCTTTCGTTGCTTTCACTCCAGAAGAAAGATTGATCGGTGACGCCGCCAAGAACCAAGCTGCTTTGAACCCAAGAAACACTGTTTTCGATGCTAAGCGTTTGATTGGTAGAAGATTCGATGACGAATCTGTTCAAAAGGACATGAAGACCTGGCCATTTAAGGTCATCGACGTCGACGGCAACCCAGTCATTGAAGTCCAATACTTGGACGAAACTAAGACTTTCTCCCCACAAGAAATTTCTGCCATGGTTTTGACCAAGATGAAGGAAATTGCTGAAGCCAAGATCGGTAAGAAGGTTGAAAAAGCCGTTATTACTGTCCCAGCTTACTTTAACGATGCTCAAAGACAAGCCACCAAGGATGCTGGTGCCATTTCCGGTTTGAACGTTTTGCGTATCATCAACGAACCTACTGCCGCTGCTATTGCTTACGGTCTAGGTGCTGGTAAGTccgaaaaggaaagacaTGTTCTGATTTTCGATTTGGGTGGTGGTACTTTCGATGTTTCCTTGTTGCACATTGCTGGTGGCGTTTACACTGTCAAATCTACTTCCGGTAACACTCATTTGGGTGGTCAGGATTTCGACACCAACTTGTTGGAACACTTCAAGGCTGAATTTAAGAAGAAGACTGGTTTGGACATCTCCGATGATGCCAGAGCTTTGAGAAGATTGAGAACCGCTGCTGAAAGAGCTAAGAGAACTTTGTCTTCTGTCACTCAAACCACCGTTGAAGTCGACTCTTTGTTCGATGGTGAAGATTTCGAATCCTCCTTGACCAGAGCTAGATTCGAAGACTTGAACGCTCCATTGTTCAAATCCACCTTGGAACCTGTTGAACAAGTTTTGAAGGATGCTAAGACCTCCAAGTCTCAAATCGACGAAGTTGTCTTGGTTGGTGGTTCTACCAGAATTCCAAAGGTCCAAAAGTTGTTGTCTGACTTCTTTGACGGTAAGCAATTGGAGAAATCCATCAACCCAGACGAAGCTGTTGCCTACGGTGCTGCTGTTCAAGGTGCCATTTTGACCGGTCAATCCACTTCTGAAGAAACCAAGGACTTGTTGTTGTTAGATGTTGCTCCATTATCCCTAGGTGTTGGTATGCAAGGTGACATTTTCGGTATCGTTGTCCCAAGAAACACTACCGTTCCAACCATCAAGAGAAGAACTTTTACCACTTGTGCTGACAACCAAACTACCGTTCAATTCCCAGTCTACCAAGGTGAACGTGTTAACtgtaaagaaaatactCTGTTGGGTGAATTCGATTTGAGAAACATCCCAATGATGCCAGCTGGTGAACCAGTCTTGGAAGCTATCTTCGAAGTCGATGCTAACGGTATCTTGAAGGTTACTGCCGTCGAAAAATCTACTGGTAAGTCTTCTAACATCACCATCTCCAACGCCGTTGGTAGATTGTCTTCCGacgaaattgaaaagatggtCAACCAAGCTGAGGAATTCAAGGCTGCCGACGAGGCTTTCGCCAAGAAGCACGAAGCTAGACAAAGATTGGAATCCTACGTTGCTTCCATCGAACAAACCGTCACTGACCCAGTTTTGTCTTCTAAATTGAAGAGAGGTTCCAAGTCCAAGATCGAAGCTGCTTTATCCGATGCTTTAGCTGCTTTGCAAATCGAAGATCCATCTACTGATGAATTAAGAAAGGCTGAAGTTGGTTTGAAGAGAGTTGTCACCAAGGCCATGTCTTCCCGTTAA
- the SKDI14G1210 gene encoding uncharacterized protein (similar to Saccharomyces cerevisiae YNL208W; ancestral locus Anc_2.43): protein MSANEFYSSGNQGQYNQPNNQERTGGPNNDQYNGDNSNPNGERGLLSTIVGGSAGAYAGSKVSNNHSKLSGALGAIGGAFLANKISDGRKEHKQQEEYGQYGNSNFGGAPQGEYNNNNNNRHHNNNNNNNNGGFGGPGGPGGQGFARQGPQGFGGPGTQDFGGPGPQGFGGPGPQEFGGPGGQGFGGPNPQEFGGQGRQGFNGGSRW, encoded by the coding sequence ATGTCAGCAAACGAATTCTACTCAAGTGGCAACCAAGGGCAATACAACCAGCCAAATAACCAAGAAAGGACTGGTGGCCCCAACAACGACCAATACAATGGCGATAATTCTAATCCTAACGGTGAACGTGGCTTGTTATCCACTATCGTGGGCGGGAGTGCCGGTGCATACGCTGGCTCTAAGGTATCAAACAACCATTCCAAGTTAAGTGGTGCATTGGGTGCAATCGGTGGCGCATTCCTTGCGAACAAGATATCTGACGGGCGTAAAGAGCACAAACAGCAAGAAGAATACGGCCAATACGGCAACTCGAACTTTGGCGGCGCTCCTCAAGGTGAatacaacaacaacaacaacaaccgTCACcacaataataataataacaataataatggcGGCTTTGGCGGTCCAGGTGGCCCAGGTGGCCAAGGTTTTGCAAGACAAGGCCCACAAGGATTCGGAGGTCCAGGTACACAAGATTTCGGTGGCCCAGGCCCTCAAGGCTTTGGTGGCCCAGGTCCACAAGAATTTGGTGGGCCAGGTGGTCAGGGATTCGGCGGTCCAAACCCTCAAGAATTTGGAGGTCAAGGTCGTCAAGGTTTCAACGGCGGTTCACGCTGGTAA
- the RIO2 gene encoding protein kinase RIO2 (similar to Saccharomyces cerevisiae RIO2 (YNL207W); ancestral locus Anc_2.44), translating into MKLDTSHMRYLTTDDFRVLQAVEQGSKNHEVVPTPLIHQISGMRSQSGTNRAISDLAKLSLISKMRNIKYDGYRLTYNGIDYLALKTMLNRNTVYSVGNTIGVGKESDIYKVSDKNGNPRVMKIHRLGRTSFHSVRNNRDYLKNSNQGANWMHLSRLAANKEYQFMSMLYSKGFKVPEPFDNSRHIVVMELIEGYPMRRLRKHKNIPKLYSDLMCFVVELANSGLIHCDFNEFNIMVKDKVEDEQDCGFVVIDFPQCVSIQHQDADYYFQRDVDCIRRFFKKKLKYEPKSDSSMLDTEGFGDGYRYAYPEFKRDIKRSDNLDELVQASGFSKKHPGDRSLETAVESMRNTVYASGDDISNEEAEDGNEEGDYSEEEEFYDSEVDNESSGDDSEDPQEEENERIIEALSSGVENLKMDKLGNYILE; encoded by the coding sequence ATGAAATTGGATACATCTCACATGAGATATTTGACGACTGACGATTTTCGTGTCCTTCAAGCCGTTGAACAAGGTTCTAAAAATCATGAAGTTGTCCCTACTCCCTTGATACATCAAATATCGGGGATGAGGTCGCAGTCCGGTACTAATCGAGCCATTAGTGATTTGGCCAAGCTAAGTTTGATCTCCAAAATGAGAAACATTAAGTACGATGGTTATAGGCTGACGTATAACGGTATCGATTATCTGGCTCTGAAGACCATGTTGAACAGGAATACTGTTTATTCCGTAGGCAACACCATTGGTGTTGGTAAGGAATCTGATATTTATAAAGTGAGTGATAAAAATGGGAATCCAAGAGTAATGAAGATTCACAGATTAGGTCGAACCTCCTTCCATTCCGTCAGGAATAATAGAGACTACCTGAAGAATTCTAATCAAGGTGCTAACTGGATGCATCTTTCGCGTTTAGCCGCCAATAAAGAATATCAGTTCATGTCAATGCTTTATTCTAAGGGTTTCAAAGTTCCTGAGCCATTTGATAATTCACGCCATATTGTTGTGATGGAACTTATTGAAGGTTACCCAATGAGAAGATTAAGAAAACATAAGAACATACCTAAACTTTATAGTGATTTAATGTGTTTTGTCGTTGAGCTGGCCAATAGTGGGCTAATCCATTGTGATTTCAATGAGTTCAATATTATGGTTAAAGACAAAGTAGAAGATGAACAGGACTGCGGGTTTGTGGTTATTGATTTCCCACAATGTGTATCTATTCAGCATCAAGATGCCGACTATTATTTCCAGAGAGATGTTGATTGTATTCGCcgttttttcaagaagaaactaaagTACGAACCAAAATCCGATTCATCAATGCTTGACACTGAAGGTTTTGGGGATGGTTATAGATATGCATATCCCGAATTCAAGAGAGACATTAAAAGGAGCGACAATTTGGATGAATTGGTACAGGCCTCCGGATTTAGTAAGAAACACCCGGGCGACAGGAGCTTGGAAACTGCTGTTGAAAGCATGAGAAACACTGTTTATGCCTCAGGTGACGATATATCTAATGAGGAAGCAGAAGATGGAAACGAAGAAGGCGATTATTCAGAGGAGGAGGAATTTTATGATTCTGAGGTTGATAATGAGAGTTCTGGTGATGATAGCGAAGATCCACaggaagaggaaaacgAACGTATCATAGAGGCACTTTCTAGTGGTGTCGAAAATCTAAAAATGGATAAACTAGGTAACTACATACTAGAGTAG